One window of Acidobacteriota bacterium genomic DNA carries:
- a CDS encoding DUF1549 and DUF1553 domain-containing protein, producing the protein MAGVCLVATLLLLAGVPGHASVDFQDQVLPVLQENCLPCHDRHTRTSGFSVDSLDSVLAGGARHGAAVMPGAPGQSPLIQVLRGQIEPRMPLGRAFSEDRIQLIEQWIGGLSATPRGDSPEEPYWAYVKPAAGLPPEVKGSPWIRNGIDSFILERLQEEGLSPAPPASRRTLIRRLFFDLLGVPPDPAEVEAFADDPSPNAYEALVDRLLADPRYGERWGRHWLDLARYSDTNGYEGDPEYYHTWRYRDYVIDAFNADKPYNLFVKEQLAGDEFFEMMSAGALPPPDPESVVALTFLRLAPFTEPRGEEDRHVLLSEMTSTVGSVFLGLTVGCAQCHDHKYDLLPTRDFYRLKAFFATVQIDPPRPGDIQQLGGPQPASFVNPARKERWDRERTALEQQLQTTETSFALFYEPLLERLKAYRMEAARDRLASPEPEPPTFKDLKKAIRDDQGYRKFSIEEHRQFTDFRHRVLRLKNSIERRKPLAMSLRNADGPPYGPNVSTTYVLERGHWNRKGEPVEPGFPSAIEGHSQPAPIDRDPFGRYPTRGRRLALAKWIASPENPLTARVMVNRLWQWHFGRGIVDTPSDFGKNGAAPTHPRLLDWLARELVERNWSLKSMHRLMVTSGAYRQSSLHSDPEATRIDPQNRYLWRFQRRRLEGEAVRDSILTASGRLNGDRSGPPVFPPLPPGLDEAQKVQGTNTWETMSGPRGRKRSVYIFQRRSLSMPLMESFDAPVPNASCARRETSVSVLQALTMYDGEFVNEEARHFAERVKRESGGDPASRIRQAFRIALGRDPRPEETARSRQLLEKSPSGDGLTALCRVLLNSNEFVYVD; encoded by the coding sequence TTGGCGGGAGTCTGCCTGGTGGCGACCCTGCTGCTGTTGGCCGGGGTTCCGGGTCACGCCTCCGTGGACTTTCAGGACCAGGTGCTGCCCGTCCTGCAGGAGAACTGCCTTCCCTGCCACGACCGCCACACCCGAACCAGCGGATTTTCGGTGGATAGCCTCGACTCGGTGCTGGCGGGAGGCGCGCGCCACGGGGCCGCCGTCATGCCTGGAGCCCCCGGGCAGAGCCCCCTGATACAGGTGCTGCGCGGCCAGATAGAGCCGCGCATGCCGCTGGGCCGGGCCTTCTCCGAAGACCGGATCCAACTCATCGAGCAGTGGATCGGTGGGCTCTCCGCCACTCCCCGGGGGGACTCGCCGGAGGAGCCTTACTGGGCCTACGTCAAACCCGCTGCCGGGCTGCCGCCCGAGGTCAAGGGCTCGCCCTGGATCCGGAACGGCATCGATTCCTTCATTCTGGAACGCCTGCAGGAGGAGGGACTCTCACCCGCGCCCCCCGCCTCCCGCAGGACCCTTATCCGCAGGTTGTTCTTCGACCTGTTGGGAGTGCCGCCCGACCCGGCCGAGGTGGAGGCCTTCGCCGACGATCCCTCCCCCAACGCCTATGAAGCCCTGGTGGACCGTCTGCTGGCCGATCCGCGCTACGGGGAGCGCTGGGGGCGCCACTGGCTGGACCTGGCCCGTTACTCCGACACCAACGGTTACGAAGGCGATCCGGAGTACTACCACACCTGGCGCTACCGGGACTACGTCATCGATGCCTTCAATGCCGACAAACCCTACAACCTGTTCGTGAAGGAACAGTTGGCGGGGGACGAGTTCTTCGAGATGATGTCGGCTGGAGCGCTGCCGCCTCCGGACCCTGAATCGGTGGTGGCCCTGACTTTTCTGCGCCTGGCCCCCTTCACCGAGCCCCGTGGCGAAGAGGACCGGCATGTCCTGCTCAGCGAAATGACCTCCACCGTCGGTTCCGTCTTTCTGGGGCTGACGGTGGGCTGTGCCCAATGCCACGACCACAAGTACGACCTGCTGCCCACCAGGGACTTCTACCGGCTCAAGGCCTTTTTCGCCACGGTGCAGATCGATCCCCCGCGCCCCGGGGACATCCAGCAACTGGGAGGCCCGCAACCCGCCAGTTTCGTCAATCCGGCCCGCAAGGAGCGGTGGGACCGGGAGCGGACCGCACTGGAACAACAGTTGCAGACCACCGAAACGTCATTCGCCCTCTTTTACGAACCGCTGCTGGAGCGACTGAAAGCCTACAGGATGGAGGCCGCCCGCGACCGCCTGGCCTCCCCTGAGCCCGAACCGCCTACCTTCAAGGACCTGAAGAAAGCCATCCGGGACGACCAGGGCTACCGGAAGTTTTCCATTGAAGAACACCGGCAGTTCACCGACTTCAGACACCGCGTTCTTCGGCTCAAGAACAGCATCGAGCGGCGCAAGCCGCTGGCCATGTCCTTGAGAAACGCCGACGGCCCCCCCTACGGCCCCAACGTCTCCACCACCTACGTCCTGGAGCGGGGTCATTGGAACCGCAAGGGAGAACCGGTGGAACCGGGATTCCCCAGCGCCATCGAGGGCCACTCCCAACCGGCCCCCATCGACCGGGATCCCTTCGGGCGCTACCCGACCAGGGGCCGCCGACTGGCACTGGCAAAGTGGATCGCCAGCCCCGAGAATCCCCTGACGGCCCGGGTGATGGTCAATCGCCTCTGGCAGTGGCACTTCGGGAGGGGCATCGTGGACACGCCCAGCGACTTCGGCAAGAACGGGGCGGCCCCGACCCATCCCCGCCTGCTGGACTGGCTGGCGCGCGAGCTGGTGGAGAGAAACTGGAGTCTCAAGTCCATGCATCGACTCATGGTGACTTCCGGCGCCTACCGGCAGTCTTCGCTGCACTCCGATCCCGAGGCCACCCGGATCGACCCGCAAAATCGGTACCTGTGGCGCTTCCAGCGCCGCCGCCTGGAGGGAGAAGCCGTCCGGGACAGCATCTTGACGGCCAGCGGCAGGCTCAACGGCGACCGCAGCGGGCCTCCCGTCTTTCCTCCCCTGCCCCCCGGGCTTGACGAAGCCCAGAAGGTCCAGGGCACCAACACCTGGGAGACCATGTCCGGCCCCCGGGGCCGCAAGCGAAGCGTCTACATCTTTCAGCGACGGTCTCTGAGCATGCCCCTGATGGAATCCTTCGACGCGCCGGTTCCCAACGCCTCCTGCGCCCGGCGGGAGACTTCGGTCTCGGTTCTCCAGGCGCTGACCATGTACGACGGGGAGTTCGTGAACGAAGAAGCGCGCCACTTCGCCGAGCGGGTCAAGCGTGAAAGCGGCGGCGATCCTGCCTCCCGGATCCGCCAAGCCTTCCGGATCGCCCTGGGCCGGGATCCCCGGCCCGAGGAAACGGCACGGTCGAGGCAACTATTGGAGAAGAGCCCGTCCGGCGACGGCTTGACAGCCCTCTGCCGGGTGCTGCTGAACAGCAACGAGTTTGTGTATGTCGATTAG
- a CDS encoding DUF1501 domain-containing protein, whose protein sequence is MNEEHRNRIAGPGLQALSRRDFLCRSCNGIGALALAGMLADELPAGTPGAAGPPLPHSGRKAKHCIFMFMAGGVSHVDSFDYKPALQKLAGQKLPPLSGLSGEIQGYLNKPHRVIPSAFEFKRYGQSGRAISSLFPRIGQCADDLAFVYGIEVENNNHGPATMHVTTGSQFQGSASVGSWVTYGLGSPNRNLPGYMVIQDPRGAPVNGAAVWGSGYLPAAYQGTVLRSSGTPILHLDLPGGVDRSQQRREFDLLHFLNSRHLDQRPGASELEARISAYELAYRMQASAPEAVDLSEEPAHTRRLYGLDNPVTEGFGRQCLLARRMVERGVRYTLLVHGVEINKHSWDDHTNVEGRMRNHAAEVDLPVAGLLQDLKQRGLLEETLVVWASEMGRTPFLNDLESKTPGRDHNQFALVMWMAGGDVKGGATAGATDEFGVKALEEQIPLRDVHATILNLLGLDDMRLTYLHGGRFRRLTDIGGRVLHEIIA, encoded by the coding sequence ATGAATGAGGAACACCGGAACCGCATCGCCGGGCCGGGGCTGCAGGCTTTGTCCCGGCGGGACTTTCTCTGCCGTTCCTGCAACGGGATCGGGGCCCTGGCCCTGGCCGGCATGCTGGCGGACGAGCTGCCGGCGGGAACCCCGGGCGCGGCGGGACCTCCCCTACCCCATTCCGGGCGCAAGGCCAAGCACTGCATCTTCATGTTCATGGCGGGAGGGGTCAGCCACGTGGACAGCTTCGACTACAAGCCGGCTCTGCAGAAATTGGCCGGGCAGAAGCTGCCCCCCTTGAGCGGTCTTTCCGGAGAGATCCAGGGCTATCTCAACAAGCCTCACCGGGTCATTCCCAGCGCCTTTGAGTTCAAGCGCTACGGCCAGTCGGGCCGCGCCATCTCCAGTCTCTTTCCCCGCATCGGCCAATGCGCGGACGACCTGGCCTTCGTCTACGGGATCGAGGTCGAGAACAACAACCACGGCCCCGCCACCATGCACGTCACCACCGGGTCCCAGTTTCAGGGCAGCGCTTCGGTGGGTTCCTGGGTCACCTATGGACTCGGCAGCCCCAACCGGAATCTACCCGGCTACATGGTGATTCAAGACCCCAGGGGCGCCCCGGTGAACGGCGCCGCCGTCTGGGGGAGCGGCTATCTGCCCGCGGCCTACCAGGGTACCGTGCTGCGCTCCAGCGGCACCCCCATCCTGCACCTCGACCTTCCCGGCGGAGTGGACCGCTCCCAGCAGCGCCGGGAGTTCGACCTGCTCCACTTCCTCAACTCCCGGCACCTGGACCAGCGGCCCGGGGCTTCCGAGCTGGAGGCCAGGATCAGCGCCTACGAGCTGGCCTACCGCATGCAGGCCTCGGCCCCGGAAGCGGTGGACCTGTCGGAAGAGCCGGCCCACACCCGCCGTCTCTACGGCCTCGACAATCCCGTCACCGAGGGGTTTGGTCGCCAGTGCCTGCTGGCCAGGCGGATGGTGGAACGGGGGGTACGCTATACGCTGCTGGTTCACGGCGTGGAGATCAACAAGCACAGTTGGGACGATCACACCAACGTGGAGGGACGCATGCGGAACCACGCCGCCGAGGTCGACCTGCCGGTGGCGGGACTGCTGCAGGACCTCAAGCAACGGGGACTGCTGGAGGAGACGCTGGTGGTTTGGGCCTCGGAAATGGGCCGCACTCCCTTCCTCAACGACCTCGAGTCCAAAACTCCCGGCCGCGACCACAACCAGTTCGCCCTGGTCATGTGGATGGCCGGTGGAGACGTCAAGGGCGGCGCCACTGCCGGAGCCACCGACGAGTTCGGCGTCAAGGCCCTGGAAGAACAGATCCCCCTGCGCGACGTGCACGCCACCATCCTCAACCTGCTGGGCCTGGACGACATGCGCCTGACCTACCTCCATGGCGGCCGCTTCCGCCGCCTCACCGACATCGGCGGCCGCGTGCTCCACGAAATCATCGCGTGA
- a CDS encoding DUF1640 domain-containing protein, whose translation MTTAVFDTLQAARQLEDAGIENKQAEAIVTTMAKAFDDSVATKADLTALKAELKADIQQVKADLKAELATAVNRMLLAQLAIAGLLFAALKLF comes from the coding sequence ATGACCACGGCTGTTTTCGATACTCTGCAAGCCGCCCGCCAGCTTGAAGATGCCGGCATCGAAAACAAACAGGCCGAAGCCATCGTGACCACCATGGCCAAGGCTTTCGACGATTCTGTCGCCACCAAGGCCGATCTGACCGCCCTCAAGGCCGAACTAAAGGCCGATATCCAGCAGGTCAAGGCCGACCTCAAGGCCGAACTTGCCACCGCAGTCAACCGGATGCTGCTGGCGCAACTCGCCATTGCCGGACTGCTCTTTGCCGCTCTCAAGCTGTTTTAG
- a CDS encoding sodium/proline symporter codes for METDRGVTILFSVVFYMGICIAVGLWALRRTRSSADFFMAGRNLGVIVTGFAVFSSIMSGFGFVGGPGLVYHMGMSSLWMVISAPMGTCISFYLLGKRIRLLAELKESVSLPDVVAARYNSQLTRLLTSLAILLGVMGYLGTQILAMATVLQDIIANTPIGRLSLEACVTVSFAVLVFYCVTGGIIASVYTDVIQGFIMVIAALLVLVAATTAVPDGFAGMSLTIGADDPEAISPWGSVGMLGCLSWYFLFTLGASGQPHVITKLMMSKRVGDVRRTLPISVVGYSLTALLWLGIGLAMRTLVLSGSHPELPGIDAAAPQFLQAYTHPLLAGLVFAALFAAIMSTADGFLNIGSAAIVHDIPQSLRGRSLKNELLWARTATVVIALVASLIAVYSGDLVAILGAFGWGTFAAALVPVVTIGFNWKRATSLAANTAMISSLVINLGVKLLKIQIPFRIDAGAIALLVSLTLFFGISLLSKPQKLDPDVDRVMDL; via the coding sequence ATGGAAACGGACCGAGGCGTCACCATCCTGTTCTCGGTGGTTTTCTACATGGGAATTTGCATCGCGGTGGGCCTGTGGGCCCTTCGGCGGACCCGATCCAGTGCGGACTTCTTCATGGCCGGCCGCAACCTGGGGGTGATCGTCACCGGTTTCGCCGTCTTTTCCAGCATCATGAGCGGATTCGGCTTCGTGGGCGGCCCGGGGCTGGTCTACCACATGGGAATGAGCTCCCTGTGGATGGTGATCAGCGCCCCCATGGGCACCTGCATCTCCTTTTACCTCTTGGGGAAGCGCATCCGCCTGCTGGCCGAGTTGAAAGAGTCGGTGTCGCTGCCGGACGTGGTGGCCGCCCGCTACAACAGCCAGCTCACCCGCCTGCTGACCTCCCTCGCCATCCTGCTGGGTGTGATGGGCTACCTGGGGACCCAGATCCTGGCCATGGCCACCGTCCTGCAGGACATCATCGCCAATACTCCGATCGGCCGCTTGAGCCTGGAAGCCTGCGTGACCGTGTCGTTCGCGGTCCTGGTGTTCTACTGCGTCACCGGCGGCATCATCGCCTCGGTCTATACCGACGTGATTCAAGGCTTCATCATGGTGATTGCGGCCCTGCTGGTGCTGGTGGCGGCCACCACCGCCGTACCGGACGGCTTTGCCGGCATGTCGCTGACCATCGGAGCCGACGACCCCGAAGCCATCAGCCCCTGGGGGTCGGTGGGCATGCTGGGGTGCCTCTCCTGGTATTTCCTCTTCACCCTGGGGGCCTCGGGTCAGCCTCACGTGATTACCAAGCTGATGATGAGCAAGCGGGTGGGGGATGTGCGCCGCACCCTGCCCATTTCTGTGGTGGGGTATTCGCTGACCGCGCTCCTCTGGCTGGGGATCGGCCTGGCCATGAGAACCCTGGTGCTGTCGGGCAGCCATCCCGAACTGCCGGGGATCGATGCCGCGGCGCCCCAGTTCCTGCAGGCCTATACCCATCCGCTGCTGGCCGGCCTGGTCTTCGCGGCCCTGTTCGCCGCCATCATGTCCACCGCCGACGGCTTCCTGAACATCGGCTCGGCCGCCATCGTCCACGACATTCCCCAGTCCCTGCGGGGGCGGTCGCTGAAGAACGAACTGCTCTGGGCCCGCACGGCCACGGTGGTCATCGCCCTGGTCGCATCCCTGATCGCCGTCTACTCCGGCGACCTGGTGGCCATCCTGGGAGCCTTTGGCTGGGGCACCTTTGCGGCGGCCCTGGTCCCGGTGGTGACCATCGGCTTCAACTGGAAGCGGGCCACCTCCCTGGCCGCCAACACGGCCATGATCTCCAGCCTGGTCATCAATCTGGGGGTCAAGCTGCTCAAGATCCAGATCCCCTTCCGCATCGACGCCGGCGCCATCGCCCTGCTGGTCTCCCTCACCCTGTTCTTCGGGATCTCCCTCCTCTCCAAGCCCCAGAAGCTGGACCCGGACGTGGACCGGGTCATGGACCTGTGA
- a CDS encoding SDR family oxidoreductase, with protein sequence MKIREGTRVLVTAGASGIGRRIAAAFLGQGAGVHVCDVAADRGADLLRELPGVGFTRADVAVPADVERVFAELAAHLGGLDVLINNAGIAGPTAPVEEVSPEDWSRTLDVNITGQFLCARLAVPLLKQAGGGSIINLSSVAGRLGYPMRTPYAASKWAVVGFTQSLAMEQGPHGIRVNALLPGMVEGGRIRAVIAAKAAAIQKTYDELEAEHLRQVSLRRMVDPDEIANMALFLCSEAGAAITGQALSVCGNVERML encoded by the coding sequence ATGAAGATTCGAGAGGGAACACGGGTGCTGGTGACGGCCGGAGCTTCCGGGATCGGCCGCAGGATTGCGGCTGCCTTTCTGGGGCAGGGGGCCGGTGTGCATGTCTGCGACGTTGCCGCGGATCGGGGTGCAGATCTGCTCCGGGAGCTTCCGGGAGTGGGATTCACCCGGGCCGACGTGGCTGTCCCTGCCGACGTGGAGCGAGTCTTCGCCGAATTGGCGGCTCATTTGGGCGGGCTGGATGTGCTGATCAACAATGCCGGCATTGCCGGCCCCACCGCGCCGGTGGAGGAGGTGAGCCCGGAGGACTGGAGCCGGACCCTGGACGTCAACATCACCGGCCAGTTCCTTTGCGCCCGCTTGGCCGTGCCCCTTCTGAAGCAGGCGGGAGGTGGCTCGATCATCAACCTTTCCTCGGTGGCCGGCCGGCTGGGGTATCCCATGCGAACCCCCTATGCCGCTTCCAAGTGGGCCGTGGTGGGCTTCACCCAGAGCCTGGCCATGGAACAGGGCCCTCACGGGATTCGGGTGAACGCCCTGCTGCCCGGTATGGTGGAGGGGGGCCGCATCCGCGCGGTCATCGCCGCCAAGGCGGCGGCTATCCAGAAAACCTATGACGAATTGGAGGCGGAGCACCTGAGGCAGGTCTCGCTTCGCAGAATGGTAGACCCCGACGAGATCGCCAACATGGCCCTCTTCCTCTGTTCGGAGGCGGGAGCCGCGATCACGGGCCAGGCGCTCAGCGTCTGCGGCAACGTGGAGCGAATGCTCTGA
- a CDS encoding 3-hydroxyacyl-CoA dehydrogenase family protein codes for MSTIRNIAVLGLGTMGHGIAQAFAVGGCRVSGYDQSPEVRGSVAGRIEQNLRTAAQAGFGEEDAIEPSLAQFRVCETEADAVQGAEFVVEAVAEDLEVKRRLFSRIEPQVSAETILASNTSSFPISDLAADLSRPRQALITHWFNPPHIVPLVEVVPGEKTGTEAVEATLALLRQVGKSPVQLKKEVPGFLVNRIQIAMLREILDLLDRGVADPEEIDRAVKSTIGFRLAAIGPLEVIDFAGLDVTASVFENLVLDVRSDRQLPAALEQAVRSGRFGVKSGEGIYSYTPEVVEAKVSERDRRFLALLRLFHQESEPPDASRGQGIGKQPTSEP; via the coding sequence TTGTCCACCATCAGAAATATCGCGGTGCTGGGGCTGGGAACCATGGGGCATGGCATCGCCCAGGCCTTTGCGGTGGGCGGCTGCCGGGTCAGCGGCTACGACCAGTCGCCCGAGGTGCGGGGGTCGGTGGCCGGCCGAATCGAGCAGAACCTGAGGACGGCTGCCCAAGCCGGTTTCGGCGAGGAGGATGCCATTGAACCCTCGCTGGCCCAATTCAGGGTCTGTGAGACCGAGGCCGACGCGGTTCAGGGCGCCGAGTTCGTGGTCGAGGCGGTTGCCGAGGACCTGGAGGTCAAGCGGCGGCTGTTCAGCCGGATCGAGCCCCAGGTTTCGGCCGAGACTATCCTGGCCAGCAACACCTCCAGTTTCCCCATCTCCGACCTTGCCGCCGATCTGAGCCGTCCCCGGCAGGCGCTGATCACCCACTGGTTCAACCCGCCCCACATCGTGCCGCTGGTGGAGGTGGTTCCGGGGGAGAAGACCGGAACCGAGGCCGTCGAAGCCACCCTGGCCCTGCTGCGACAGGTCGGTAAATCCCCGGTGCAACTGAAGAAGGAAGTTCCCGGCTTTCTGGTCAACCGCATCCAGATTGCCATGCTGCGCGAGATCCTGGACCTGCTGGACCGGGGCGTGGCGGATCCCGAGGAGATCGATCGGGCGGTGAAGAGCACCATCGGTTTCCGCCTGGCCGCTATCGGTCCGCTGGAGGTCATCGACTTCGCGGGCCTGGATGTCACCGCCAGCGTGTTCGAGAACCTGGTGTTGGACGTCCGATCCGACCGGCAGCTTCCGGCCGCGCTGGAGCAGGCGGTCCGGTCGGGCCGTTTCGGAGTCAAGAGCGGGGAGGGGATCTACAGCTACACCCCGGAGGTGGTGGAAGCAAAGGTGTCGGAGCGAGACCGCCGCTTTCTGGCACTGCTGCGGCTGTTCCACCAGGAATCGGAGCCCCCTGACGCAAGCCGCGGGCAGGGGATCGGCAAGCAACCAACGAGCGAACCATGA
- a CDS encoding thiamine pyrophosphate-binding protein, with protein MPPMTGSRYFAKAMQAYEVTHVFLVPTILTPALAEMEDLDIVRVTAHSEKAAVYMADGYARISGKPGVAMAQTIGAANLAAGLRDPYLAGVPVIAVTGGRLPESKHRGVYQEVDDFPLFEPLSKFNVQVDLPQRLPDLLRQAFREATTGCPAPVHLELGGNFGQAIEGEADLDPVFESRFARFPAIRPRPEPDSLRQAADLLSRSRRPVIVAGGGVTLSGAQAEVRQLAEKLSIPVATSLNAKGTLPENHSLSIGVVGSYSRACANRLVAEADLVFFIGSRTGGQVTNSWRIPPKGTRVLQLDIEPGELGRNYPNLCSLWGDAKVGLQELNAALASRPPDSGWLSRVEQVVAEWRSEVAPLRSSPAVPMRPERLCKEIQSALPEDAILVSDTGHSGIWSGTHIELHHPGQTYIRAAGSLGWGLPAAIGAKCAAPQRPVVCFTGDGGFYYHLSELETALRYGIHPVIVVNDNRSLNQETEIFASAYGGVQRQGLEMWQFRDLNIAAMAESLGCRGIRVEQPEGVVPALEEALQADCPVVLDAVTDMEALAPDPWG; from the coding sequence ATGCCACCCATGACGGGATCCCGCTATTTCGCCAAGGCCATGCAGGCCTATGAAGTCACCCACGTCTTTCTGGTCCCCACCATCCTGACGCCGGCCCTGGCTGAAATGGAAGACCTCGATATCGTGCGGGTCACGGCCCATAGCGAGAAGGCGGCCGTCTACATGGCCGACGGCTACGCTCGAATCTCGGGCAAGCCCGGGGTGGCCATGGCCCAGACCATCGGCGCGGCCAACCTGGCGGCAGGCCTGCGGGACCCCTATCTGGCCGGCGTCCCAGTCATTGCCGTCACCGGTGGCCGGCTTCCCGAGAGCAAGCACCGCGGCGTCTACCAGGAAGTGGATGATTTTCCACTGTTCGAGCCCCTGAGCAAGTTCAATGTTCAGGTGGATCTGCCCCAGCGCCTGCCCGACCTGCTCCGCCAGGCCTTCCGGGAAGCCACCACAGGATGTCCGGCTCCGGTTCACCTGGAGCTCGGGGGGAACTTCGGGCAGGCTATCGAGGGAGAGGCGGACCTGGATCCCGTCTTCGAGTCCCGGTTCGCTCGATTTCCGGCCATCCGCCCGCGACCGGAGCCCGACAGCCTGCGGCAGGCGGCCGACCTGTTGAGTCGCAGTCGTCGGCCGGTCATCGTTGCCGGAGGCGGTGTCACCCTTTCGGGCGCTCAGGCTGAAGTGAGACAGTTGGCGGAAAAACTCTCCATCCCGGTGGCGACCTCGCTGAACGCCAAGGGGACCCTTCCGGAGAACCACTCCCTGTCCATCGGCGTGGTGGGCTCCTATTCGCGCGCCTGCGCCAACCGGCTGGTGGCCGAGGCCGACCTGGTTTTCTTCATCGGCAGCCGCACCGGGGGGCAGGTCACCAACAGTTGGCGCATCCCGCCCAAGGGGACTCGGGTCCTTCAACTGGACATCGAGCCCGGAGAACTGGGCCGCAACTATCCCAACCTCTGCAGCTTGTGGGGCGACGCCAAGGTCGGGCTGCAGGAGTTGAATGCCGCCCTGGCCTCCCGGCCGCCCGACTCCGGGTGGCTCTCGCGGGTGGAGCAGGTAGTGGCCGAATGGCGTTCGGAGGTGGCTCCCCTGCGTTCGTCGCCGGCGGTGCCCATGCGCCCGGAGCGCCTCTGCAAGGAGATACAATCGGCCTTGCCCGAGGACGCGATCCTGGTCTCGGATACCGGCCACTCGGGGATCTGGTCCGGAACCCACATCGAGTTGCACCACCCCGGTCAGACCTACATCCGGGCTGCCGGATCCTTGGGCTGGGGCCTGCCGGCGGCCATCGGGGCCAAGTGCGCCGCGCCCCAACGACCGGTGGTCTGCTTCACCGGAGACGGTGGTTTCTACTACCACCTGTCCGAGTTGGAGACGGCCCTCCGTTACGGCATCCATCCCGTGATCGTGGTGAACGACAATCGTTCTCTCAATCAGGAGACCGAGATATTCGCCAGCGCCTACGGAGGGGTGCAGCGCCAGGGGTTGGAGATGTGGCAGTTCAGGGACCTGAACATCGCCGCCATGGCCGAGTCCCTGGGTTGCCGGGGCATCCGGGTAGAGCAGCCCGAGGGGGTCGTCCCGGCTCTGGAGGAGGCCCTGCAGGCCGACTGTCCGGTGGTGCTGGATGCGGTCACCGACATGGAGGCTCTGGCTCCCGATCCCTGGGGGTGA
- a CDS encoding sugar phosphate isomerase/epimerase → MRQDTRELWMYGNPPDRRDFLRTSAHLMLLGAGWSCASGGGGGETPSGQAEDKEARMKLSLSARVAESFSNKEEASLNLAELIDLARNHGYRALCMRASQAGIHSPPEQVADMSRRIGKAGLTVSMVTGDFAVPRNDELGPAGLRDIAPYLDLAETFGADLIRICMKKEEDIPWARKASDIAAERGIRLAHQSHCSSLFETVEGSLQVLEKVDRPNFGIIYEPANWMIAGEDYGRETIKRLGPHLFNVYVQNHRLNPEGEGMVRTWNRGPVRLDHIGLWESGGIDFDEVFQGLADVQYRGFVTVHQAFAGIMSVAEAARRSATFLEPWME, encoded by the coding sequence ATGAGACAGGACACTCGGGAACTATGGATGTACGGCAATCCACCTGACCGCCGGGATTTCCTTCGGACTTCAGCCCACCTGATGCTGCTGGGAGCAGGCTGGAGCTGCGCCTCCGGGGGAGGCGGCGGCGAGACGCCATCCGGACAGGCGGAAGACAAGGAGGCTCGCATGAAACTATCGCTGTCGGCCCGGGTTGCGGAGAGCTTTTCCAACAAGGAAGAGGCCTCGTTGAACCTGGCGGAACTCATTGACCTGGCCCGGAACCACGGGTATCGGGCCCTCTGCATGCGGGCCTCCCAGGCAGGCATCCATTCGCCGCCCGAACAAGTAGCCGACATGAGCCGCCGGATCGGGAAGGCCGGCCTCACGGTCTCCATGGTTACCGGAGACTTCGCCGTGCCCCGCAACGACGAGCTGGGTCCGGCCGGCCTGCGCGACATCGCGCCCTACCTGGACCTGGCGGAAACCTTTGGAGCCGACCTGATCCGGATCTGCATGAAGAAGGAAGAAGACATTCCCTGGGCCCGGAAAGCCTCCGACATCGCTGCCGAGCGCGGCATCCGCCTGGCCCACCAGTCCCACTGCTCCAGCCTGTTCGAGACCGTGGAGGGCTCCCTTCAAGTGCTGGAGAAGGTGGACCGGCCCAACTTCGGGATCATCTACGAACCCGCCAACTGGATGATCGCGGGAGAGGATTACGGCCGGGAGACCATAAAAAGGCTGGGACCACACCTATTCAACGTCTACGTCCAGAACCACCGCCTCAATCCCGAGGGAGAGGGGATGGTCCGGACCTGGAACCGAGGCCCGGTCCGACTGGACCACATCGGCCTGTGGGAATCGGGAGGGATCGACTTCGACGAGGTCTTCCAGGGCCTGGCGGACGTCCAATACCGGGGCTTCGTCACCGTGCACCAGGCCTTCGCGGGCATCATGTCGGTGGCCGAAGCCGCCCGCCGCAGCGCGACGTTCCTGGAACCCTGGATGGAGTGA
- a CDS encoding AbrB/MazE/SpoVT family DNA-binding domain-containing protein, with protein sequence MPNKKPNLPTTAHRARLFRIGCDQAVRIPRELELNADEVRISREGDCLVVVPVQKRPKLADVLSRLRPLDEDFPNIADPATKPQDLL encoded by the coding sequence ATGCCGAACAAAAAACCGAACCTACCGACTACAGCGCACCGTGCGCGGCTGTTTCGAATCGGCTGCGACCAGGCTGTTCGAATTCCGCGAGAGCTCGAATTGAACGCAGACGAAGTGCGGATTAGCAGGGAAGGGGATTGTCTGGTCGTCGTGCCTGTTCAAAAACGTCCCAAACTTGCCGACGTCTTGTCCCGTTTGAGGCCCTTGGACGAGGACTTCCCGAATATCGCAGACCCGGCTACCAAGCCCCAAGATCTCCTCTGA